In Acanthopagrus latus isolate v.2019 chromosome 17, fAcaLat1.1, whole genome shotgun sequence, the following are encoded in one genomic region:
- the glipr2l gene encoding GLI pathogenesis-related 2, like: MGKSASKQFAEEVLQYHNEFRRRHQAPPLKLSNKLSREASRYAESLASTRILKHSVESSRGSCGENLAWASYDQSGKDVADRWYDEVKQYNFNRPGFSSGTGHFTAMVWKSTKKLGVGKATASDGSSFVVARYFPAGNITNQGHFENNVLPIKT, translated from the exons ATGGGAAAGTCAG cctcGAAGCAGTTTGCTGAGGAGGTGCTTCAGTACCATAATGAGTTCAGGAGAAGGCACCAGGCTCCTCCGCTGAAGCTGAGCAACAAGCTGAGCAGGGAGGCCAGCCG TTATGCTGAAAGTCTGGCCAGCACACGCATCCTGAAGCACAGCGTGGAGTCCAGTAGAGGGAGCTGTGGAGAGAACCTTGCATGGGCCTCATATGACCAATCAG GGAAGGATGTGGCCGACCGCTGGTATGATGAGGTGAAACAGTACAACTTCAACCGCCCTGGATTCTCCTCTGGCACTG GCCATTTCACAGCAATGGTGTGGAAGAGTACCAAGAAGCTGGGTGTTGGTAAGGCCACTGCATCAGATGGTTCTTCCTTCGTGGTGGCGAGATACTTCCCAGCTGGGAATATCACAAACCAGGGACACTTTGAGAACAACGTCCTGCCCATTAAAACCTAG